Proteins encoded by one window of Xanthomonas sp. DAR 80977:
- a CDS encoding LacI family DNA-binding transcriptional regulator — protein sequence MRARVIKGKATSLDIAYLAGVSQPTVSRALRGSPAVNEQTRRKILAIANELNYKVDKHASSLRLRNAGTLALLFFEDPTTDDSLINPFFHSMLGSITRACARHGYDLLVSFQQLSDNWRADYGDSQKADGLILLGYGDYLQAQQRLQHLVEQGTHFVRWGAVLPGQPGVSIGSDNFQGGHDITAHLLQQGCRRIAFLGDASNHYPEFLERYRGHAQALQAAGVDTVPGLQVDAITTEQSGYEAAQALLRGGERFDAVFAASDLIAIGALKALREHGLRVPEDVALAGFDDIPIAACVAPALSTVQQDTELAGAVLVETLLAQIAGQPVTSRTLPVTLALRGSSLRD from the coding sequence ATGCGAGCGCGCGTCATCAAAGGCAAGGCCACATCGCTCGACATCGCCTACCTGGCGGGCGTCTCGCAGCCCACCGTCTCGCGCGCACTGCGCGGCAGCCCGGCGGTCAACGAACAGACCCGGCGCAAGATCCTGGCGATCGCCAACGAGCTGAACTACAAGGTCGACAAGCACGCCTCCAGCCTGCGCCTGCGCAATGCCGGCACCCTGGCGCTGCTGTTCTTCGAGGACCCGACCACCGACGATTCGCTGATCAACCCGTTCTTCCACTCGATGCTGGGCTCGATCACCCGCGCCTGCGCGCGCCACGGCTACGACCTGCTGGTGTCGTTCCAGCAGCTGTCGGACAACTGGCGCGCCGACTACGGCGACAGCCAGAAGGCCGATGGCCTGATCCTGCTCGGCTACGGCGACTACCTGCAGGCGCAGCAGCGGCTGCAGCACCTGGTCGAGCAAGGCACCCATTTCGTGCGCTGGGGCGCGGTGCTGCCCGGCCAGCCGGGGGTGTCGATCGGCAGCGACAACTTCCAGGGCGGCCACGACATCACCGCGCACCTGCTGCAGCAGGGTTGCCGGCGCATCGCCTTCCTCGGTGACGCCTCCAACCACTATCCCGAATTCCTCGAGCGCTACCGCGGCCATGCCCAGGCCCTGCAGGCGGCCGGAGTGGACACCGTGCCCGGGCTGCAGGTGGACGCGATCACCACCGAGCAGTCCGGCTACGAGGCGGCGCAGGCGCTGCTGCGCGGCGGCGAGCGCTTCGACGCGGTGTTCGCCGCCAGCGACCTGATCGCGATCGGCGCACTGAAGGCGCTGCGCGAGCACGGCCTGCGCGTGCCCGAGGACGTGGCCCTGGCCGGCTTCGACGACATCCCGATCGCCGCCTGCGTGGCGCCGGCGCTGTCGACGGTGCAACAGGACACCGAGCTCGCCGGCGCGGTACTGGTCGAGACCCTGCTGGCGCAGATCGCCGGGCAGCCGGTGACCAGCCGCACCCTGCCGGTGACGCTGGCGCTGCGCGGTTCCTCGCTGCGCGACTGA